In the genome of Myroides phaeus, one region contains:
- a CDS encoding GNAT family N-acetyltransferase: protein MVEIREAKTNQQMTEFVKFPFKLYKNNAYWVPPMIKEEIKSFDRNNDIFKTVDVRFYLAYKNNELVGRVACCVNWTEVKDLHKPKVRFGWLEMIDDVEVTKALIDAVIAFGKEHGMEYIEGPMGFSNMDKAGMLTKGFDYIATMIGIYNFEYYPTHLQQLGFKPEAEWIEYLLDLKAYDKEKIEKMSAIVKNRYNVKVLEFKTIKELMPYVDEMFALLNKTYADLQSFVPIQPFQVEHYKKKYLQFIHPDFITCIMDENNKMVAFAITMPSFSRAFQKANGKLFPFGFWHLLQAMKKNNHAEYYLIGVDPEYRNKGVTAPIFEEIYKCFTKHNITIIETNPLLVENNKIQQLWKNLNPIIHKERKTYRMDI from the coding sequence ATGGTAGAAATTAGAGAAGCGAAGACAAACCAGCAAATGACAGAGTTTGTTAAATTTCCTTTTAAATTATACAAGAACAATGCGTATTGGGTTCCTCCAATGATTAAAGAGGAAATCAAGAGCTTTGACAGAAACAACGATATTTTCAAAACGGTTGACGTACGCTTTTACTTAGCGTATAAAAATAACGAACTTGTTGGTAGAGTTGCGTGTTGCGTCAATTGGACTGAGGTAAAGGATTTACACAAGCCTAAGGTACGCTTTGGATGGTTAGAGATGATTGACGACGTAGAGGTAACTAAAGCGCTTATAGACGCTGTAATTGCTTTTGGGAAAGAACACGGTATGGAGTATATCGAAGGTCCAATGGGGTTCTCTAATATGGATAAGGCGGGAATGCTAACAAAAGGGTTTGATTATATCGCTACAATGATTGGTATTTACAACTTTGAATACTACCCTACTCATTTGCAACAATTAGGGTTTAAACCTGAGGCAGAGTGGATTGAATACTTACTTGACTTAAAAGCTTACGACAAAGAGAAGATTGAAAAGATGTCTGCTATTGTCAAAAACAGATACAATGTCAAAGTTTTAGAGTTTAAGACAATTAAGGAGCTAATGCCTTATGTTGATGAGATGTTTGCTTTATTAAACAAAACGTATGCTGATTTACAGAGTTTTGTTCCTATTCAGCCTTTCCAAGTAGAACATTATAAAAAGAAATACTTGCAATTTATACATCCTGATTTCATTACTTGTATTATGGATGAAAACAATAAAATGGTGGCATTTGCCATTACAATGCCTTCTTTTTCACGTGCTTTCCAAAAAGCGAATGGTAAATTATTCCCATTCGGGTTCTGGCATTTGTTACAGGCTATGAAAAAGAACAACCACGCAGAGTATTACTTAATTGGTGTGGATCCAGAGTACAGAAATAAAGGGGTTACTGCTCCTATTTTTGAAGAAATCTACAAGTGTTTCACTAAACACAATATTACTATCATAGAAACAAATCCATTATTAGTTGAAAACAATAAGATTCAACAATTGTGGAAAAATCTAAATCCGATTATTCACAAAGAAAGAAAGACGTACCGTATGGACATCTAA
- a CDS encoding spermidine synthase, which translates to MIKRFLSYFTPIIEKKIPSKVSKQLEVTWNSGQLVVDTEHTNYSYGNLEKVLKKGLQFVGYEKVRAMENVLVLGLGAGNIIALLREDVKFNKQIDSVELDPAIVYIGQKYFDLDKYSERHTIHQMDAFEYVLRCQKRYDLIVIDIFQDANMPTFLFENYFAERLKRILNVNGFILFNTITLNELEKRRNKEYCALFRPEEYSVRSHPKLQKYNEILTIKKLR; encoded by the coding sequence ATGATTAAAAGATTCCTTAGTTATTTTACCCCTATTATAGAAAAGAAGATTCCGTCTAAAGTTAGCAAACAGCTTGAAGTAACGTGGAATAGCGGCCAATTGGTAGTGGATACTGAACATACCAACTACTCTTATGGAAACCTGGAAAAAGTGCTTAAAAAAGGCTTACAATTCGTTGGTTACGAGAAAGTAAGAGCTATGGAAAATGTACTTGTTCTCGGACTGGGAGCTGGTAATATTATCGCGCTTTTAAGGGAAGATGTCAAGTTTAACAAGCAAATTGATAGCGTAGAATTAGACCCTGCTATTGTCTATATCGGACAGAAATACTTTGATTTAGACAAGTATTCAGAGCGACATACAATACACCAAATGGATGCTTTTGAGTATGTTTTAAGATGCCAAAAACGCTATGATCTAATCGTTATAGATATCTTTCAAGATGCTAATATGCCTACGTTTTTGTTTGAAAACTACTTTGCAGAAAGACTTAAACGAATACTTAATGTAAATGGCTTTATCTTGTTTAATACCATTACATTAAACGAATTAGAAAAAAGGAGAAATAAAGAGTATTGTGCCTTATTTCGACCGGAAGAATACTCCGTTAGAAGTCACCCAAAACTACAGAAATACAACGAAATATTAACCATTAAAAAATTGCGATAA